Proteins from one Terriglobus sp. RCC_193 genomic window:
- a CDS encoding glycoside hydrolase family 76 protein has product MFLRRFFLAVLVLTAVSLPAQQPAVSHKEAMRRVEAGITALQRWYVQRTGLYRTTGWWNSANAITVLVDAMHAGLPHTNEALVSNTFTQAQIVVPRSEQTGELTKMSGNPGFLNEFYDDEGWWALAWIDAYDLTSKPQYLSMAQSIFRDMQTGWDDTCGGGIWWSKKRHYKNAIANELFFDVSASLARRGTHTDRAEALAWAKKEWAWFQSSGMINADHLVNDGLDINKSEGTCRNNKRNVWTYNQGVVLGALAEYSRATHDAKALDDARVLADAGLTHLTDSNGILHDTCEPKCGSDANQFKGIFVRNLRILDHDLHEPRYRAFFATNAASIWEHARTGKDQLGVVWSGLPAEINAGTQVSALDALVAAASDH; this is encoded by the coding sequence ATGTTTCTGCGACGCTTCTTTCTCGCCGTTCTCGTTCTTACTGCAGTCTCGCTTCCGGCACAGCAACCGGCCGTCTCGCACAAAGAAGCGATGCGCCGCGTGGAAGCAGGCATCACCGCGCTGCAGCGCTGGTATGTGCAACGCACGGGCTTGTATCGGACCACCGGATGGTGGAACTCCGCCAACGCCATCACCGTGCTGGTGGACGCCATGCACGCGGGCCTGCCTCACACCAACGAAGCCCTCGTAAGCAACACCTTCACGCAGGCGCAGATCGTTGTCCCCAGGTCCGAACAAACCGGTGAACTTACAAAGATGAGCGGCAATCCCGGTTTCCTGAACGAGTTCTACGACGACGAGGGCTGGTGGGCCCTGGCATGGATCGACGCCTACGACCTCACATCGAAGCCGCAGTACCTTTCCATGGCGCAGTCCATCTTTCGCGACATGCAGACCGGATGGGATGACACCTGCGGCGGCGGCATCTGGTGGAGCAAGAAGCGCCATTACAAGAACGCCATCGCCAACGAACTTTTCTTTGACGTTAGCGCATCGCTTGCACGCCGCGGCACACACACGGACCGTGCCGAAGCACTGGCATGGGCAAAGAAGGAATGGGCATGGTTCCAATCCTCCGGCATGATCAACGCCGACCATCTCGTAAACGACGGCCTTGACATCAACAAGTCCGAAGGCACCTGCCGCAACAACAAACGCAACGTATGGACCTATAACCAGGGCGTCGTGCTCGGCGCATTAGCCGAATACTCGCGCGCCACGCATGACGCAAAAGCATTGGACGATGCACGCGTTCTCGCCGATGCCGGACTCACCCATCTCACCGACAGCAACGGCATCCTGCATGACACCTGCGAACCGAAATGCGGTTCCGATGCGAACCAGTTCAAAGGTATCTTCGTGCGCAATCTGCGCATTCTCGATCACGACCTGCATGAACCCCGCTATCGCGCCTTCTTCGCCACAAATGCTGCCAGCATCTGGGAACACGCGCGCACAGGCAAGGATCAGCTAGGCGTGGTGTGGAGCGGGCTTCCCGCAGAGATCAATGCAGGCACACAGGTCTCCGCACTGGACGCGCTCGTAGCAGCCGCAAGCGACCATTAA
- a CDS encoding ABC-F family ATP-binding cassette domain-containing protein, with product MISVSNVTMRYGSKILFEDVSTQFIAGRRYGLTGPNGAGKSTFMKVLTGELEAQKGTIVRPRKLGVLKQDQYAFDAYRVIDTVIMGNAPLWAALEERETLYNKAELTDDDGIRLGELEGVVGDENGYEAEADAAILLQGLDIPDEIHERKMSELQGGQKVRVLLAQALFGEPDALLLDEPTNYLDLESVHWLQDFLLAYRGTLITISHDRHFLNAVCTHIADIDYQTIITYNGGYDDMVMQKVSVRTRIESQNEEREKKIEQLNDFIARFSAGTRSSQVNSRKKEVERLATTELARSNIQRPFIRFDLLRPSGKHVLEVENVTHTYDTPAPDGTHGPVFKPFTSQLMRGEKVILMGRNGTGKTTLLKSLLSGMPDLQDNDFPRSAGEVKWGHEAQIGYFAQDHKAAIQHGTTVSEWLHGFDPKKSTEEIRGILGQMLFRGEEGLKKTEALSGGEAARLLFCKLMMQKPNILILDEPTNHLDLESINALNQSLQKYEGTVLLVTHDQDLIEEVGTRIWHFEHGQVTDHKGPYEEYQQQLAMNAK from the coding sequence ATGATCTCTGTCTCGAATGTCACGATGCGGTACGGCTCGAAGATTCTGTTTGAGGACGTATCGACACAATTTATTGCGGGCCGTCGTTACGGTCTGACCGGTCCGAATGGCGCGGGTAAGTCGACCTTCATGAAGGTCCTTACCGGCGAGCTGGAAGCACAGAAGGGCACCATCGTGCGGCCGCGCAAGTTGGGCGTCCTGAAGCAGGACCAGTATGCCTTTGACGCCTATCGCGTGATCGATACCGTCATCATGGGCAATGCGCCGCTGTGGGCCGCTCTGGAAGAGCGCGAGACGCTGTACAACAAAGCCGAGCTGACCGACGATGACGGCATTCGTCTTGGCGAGCTGGAAGGCGTTGTGGGCGATGAGAATGGCTATGAAGCCGAGGCCGATGCGGCCATCCTTCTGCAGGGCCTCGACATCCCCGACGAGATTCACGAGCGCAAGATGAGCGAGTTGCAGGGCGGCCAGAAGGTGCGTGTGCTGCTGGCGCAGGCGCTGTTCGGTGAGCCGGATGCGCTGCTGCTGGACGAACCGACGAACTATCTCGATCTTGAGTCGGTGCACTGGCTGCAGGACTTCCTGCTGGCGTATCGCGGCACGCTGATTACGATCTCGCATGATCGCCATTTTCTGAATGCGGTCTGCACGCACATCGCCGACATCGATTACCAGACGATCATCACCTACAACGGTGGCTATGACGACATGGTGATGCAGAAGGTCAGCGTCCGCACACGCATCGAATCGCAGAATGAAGAGCGCGAAAAGAAGATTGAGCAGTTGAATGACTTCATTGCGCGATTCAGTGCCGGTACGCGTTCGTCGCAGGTGAACAGCCGTAAGAAGGAAGTGGAGCGTCTGGCCACGACAGAGCTGGCGCGTTCCAACATTCAGCGCCCGTTCATCCGCTTTGATCTTTTGCGTCCCAGCGGCAAGCACGTCCTCGAAGTGGAGAACGTTACGCACACCTATGACACGCCTGCTCCCGATGGAACGCATGGGCCTGTGTTCAAGCCTTTCACGTCGCAGTTGATGCGTGGCGAGAAGGTCATTCTGATGGGTCGTAACGGTACGGGCAAGACGACGCTGCTGAAGTCGTTGCTCTCGGGCATGCCGGACCTGCAGGACAATGACTTTCCGCGCTCCGCGGGTGAAGTGAAGTGGGGCCATGAGGCGCAGATTGGTTATTTTGCGCAGGACCACAAGGCTGCGATTCAGCACGGAACCACGGTTTCAGAGTGGCTGCACGGCTTTGATCCGAAGAAGTCGACGGAAGAGATTCGCGGCATCCTGGGTCAGATGTTGTTCCGCGGTGAAGAAGGTCTTAAGAAGACCGAGGCGCTCTCCGGTGGAGAGGCTGCACGTCTACTGTTCTGCAAGTTGATGATGCAGAAGCCGAACATCCTTATCCTGGACGAACCGACGAACCATCTTGATCTGGAAAGCATCAATGCGCTGAACCAGTCGCTGCAGAAGTATGAAGGCACCGTGCTGCTGGTGACGCACGATCAGGACCTGATTGAGGAAGTGGGCACACGTATCTGGCACTTCGAGCATGGACAGGTTACCGATCACAAGGGGCCGTACGAGGAGTATCAGCAGCAGCTTGCGATGAACGCGAAATAG
- a CDS encoding SDR family NAD(P)-dependent oxidoreductase, whose product MDLGLKGKRALVTGSTAGIGLAIAKGLAAEGATVWINGRTQERVDAALKQVSGDVHGIAADLSTAEGAPALFKALPQVDVLVNNLGIFELKPFLEIDDAEWMRFLDTNVLSGVRITRQYLPGMLERKWGRVLFVSSESGVQIPPEMVHYGVTKAAQIALARGIAETIPASGVTVNSLLPGPTESEGVTAMMEKIAKEKGITVEEVEKQFIATERPSSLNKRLAKVEEVAAMAVYLCSEQASGTNGSPVRVDGGVVKSAW is encoded by the coding sequence ATGGATCTGGGACTCAAGGGAAAGCGTGCACTTGTAACGGGATCGACTGCGGGCATTGGGCTGGCGATTGCGAAAGGGCTTGCGGCGGAAGGTGCGACTGTCTGGATTAACGGACGCACGCAGGAACGCGTAGACGCTGCGCTGAAGCAGGTTTCTGGCGATGTCCATGGCATTGCTGCGGACCTGAGCACGGCGGAAGGCGCGCCGGCATTGTTCAAAGCGCTGCCTCAGGTGGATGTGCTGGTAAATAACCTGGGCATCTTTGAGCTGAAGCCGTTCCTTGAGATTGATGATGCAGAGTGGATGCGTTTTCTGGACACGAACGTGTTGAGTGGTGTGCGCATTACGCGTCAGTATCTGCCCGGGATGCTGGAGCGTAAGTGGGGACGCGTGTTGTTTGTCTCCAGCGAAAGTGGTGTCCAGATTCCGCCGGAGATGGTGCACTACGGCGTGACAAAGGCCGCGCAGATTGCACTGGCGCGTGGCATTGCGGAGACGATTCCAGCGAGCGGCGTTACGGTAAACAGCCTGTTGCCGGGGCCGACTGAGAGCGAAGGCGTTACCGCGATGATGGAAAAGATCGCGAAGGAAAAAGGCATCACTGTTGAGGAAGTGGAGAAGCAGTTTATTGCCACGGAACGCCCATCGAGCCTGAACAAGCGACTGGCCAAGGTGGAAGAAGTGGCCGCGATGGCTGTCTACCTTTGCAGCGAGCAGGCAAGCGGAACAAATGGTTCGCCAGTGCGTGTGGATGGCGGTGTGGTGAAGAGCGCCTGGTAG